Proteins from a genomic interval of Providencia stuartii:
- a CDS encoding NAD-dependent succinate-semialdehyde dehydrogenase encodes MNRLSNPALFRQSCYINGQWVDSAKTLTVTNPVDQSVLGTIPSLSVEQVNDAIIQAHEGMLSWSKLTAKQRSIILHRWFTLIEANVDDLGLLMTLEQGKPFNEAKGEIRYAASFIEWFAEEGKRVYGETIPQTVTSNRILTIKQPIGVCSAITPWNFPAAMITRKAAPALAAGCSMLIKPASETPFTALALAELAAQAGIPAGVFNVVTGESRVLGELLTRHPLISKFSFTGSTQVGRQLYEQCASTIKKTSLELGGNAPFIVFDDADIDKAVSSAIQAKFRNGGQTCVCVNRFYIHDAIYEQFLTKFVAKVSQLRVGNGLDEGTDIGPMITSRAIEGMHALVDDAIAKGARKLTLGNEIAEQGHFINPKVLVDVDDSMDIVHEEIFGPIAAMIRFHDEDEVIRRANATIYGLAAYFFSKDIGRVYRVAEKLQSGMVGINTGMISNEVAPFGGVKQSGLGKEGSRYGIEDYLTVKYLCIDIA; translated from the coding sequence ATGAATAGGTTAAGTAATCCCGCTTTGTTCCGTCAGTCCTGCTATATCAATGGTCAGTGGGTAGATAGCGCTAAAACGCTAACGGTCACAAACCCTGTAGATCAGTCTGTGCTGGGAACTATTCCCAGCCTTTCGGTTGAACAGGTCAATGATGCGATCATTCAAGCCCATGAAGGGATGCTCAGTTGGAGTAAACTGACAGCAAAACAGCGTTCTATTATTCTACATCGTTGGTTTACTTTAATAGAAGCTAACGTTGATGATTTAGGTTTGCTGATGACTTTAGAGCAGGGTAAACCTTTCAATGAGGCGAAAGGTGAAATTCGCTATGCGGCTTCATTTATAGAATGGTTTGCCGAGGAGGGGAAACGAGTTTATGGCGAGACGATCCCACAAACGGTCACGAGCAATCGAATTTTAACTATCAAGCAGCCTATTGGTGTGTGTAGTGCTATCACTCCGTGGAACTTTCCTGCGGCGATGATCACGCGTAAAGCTGCGCCTGCACTGGCTGCGGGGTGTAGCATGCTTATCAAGCCTGCTAGCGAAACGCCGTTTACGGCATTAGCCCTCGCTGAATTAGCAGCACAAGCGGGGATCCCTGCTGGTGTTTTTAATGTTGTTACAGGGGAGTCTCGTGTTTTAGGCGAATTACTCACACGGCACCCGTTAATCAGTAAATTCTCTTTTACCGGTTCAACACAGGTTGGGCGCCAGCTGTATGAGCAGTGTGCATCAACCATTAAAAAGACGTCCTTAGAATTGGGTGGGAATGCGCCGTTTATTGTGTTTGATGATGCTGATATCGATAAAGCTGTCAGTAGCGCAATACAGGCTAAGTTCCGTAATGGTGGGCAAACATGTGTTTGTGTGAATCGTTTCTATATCCATGATGCGATTTACGAACAGTTTCTCACAAAGTTTGTCGCTAAAGTGAGCCAGTTACGTGTTGGTAATGGCCTAGATGAAGGCACTGATATCGGGCCTATGATTACATCTCGTGCTATTGAAGGCATGCATGCATTAGTCGACGACGCTATCGCAAAAGGCGCACGGAAACTGACATTAGGTAATGAAATTGCCGAACAAGGTCATTTTATTAACCCGAAAGTATTGGTGGATGTTGATGATTCTATGGATATTGTGCATGAGGAAATCTTTGGTCCTATTGCTGCCATGATCCGTTTTCATGATGAAGATGAAGTTATTCGTCGAGCGAATGCGACGATCTATGGCTTGGCTGCTTATTTCTTTTCAAAAGATATTGGTCGTGTCTATCGTGTCGCTGAAAAGCTACAAAGTGGCATGGTTGGGATTAACACTGGCATGATCTCGAATGAGGTTGCACCGTTTGGTGGTGTTAAGCAGTCAGGTTTAGGCAAGGAGGGTTCTCGCTATGGTATTGAGGATTATCTCACCGTGAAATATTTGTGTATTGATATTGCTTAG
- a CDS encoding PDR/VanB family oxidoreductase: protein MSQQKIAVTVSRIEQLTPTIKLFEFAAKDSVFEPFSAGSHITVHMNEEKGLKRAYSLISDPNNPHHYCISVLRDENSKGGSAYMHEQLFEGDSLYLSPAENYFSLVGDSSCKHILIAGGIGITPFLSYLYELEKMGLDFELHYCFRDQKTAAFVELLQQRIGERLYLYDNSQGKRLSVEQLVQAQPENSHIYVCGPETLINAVIEHGYAHLGESKVHFENFGEVASEGDAFEVYFQRSGFSLMINEGTSILQAIEADKRIQVECMCRNGVCGTCETAILEGEADHRDHYLDDDERAQQKTMMLCVSRAKTKRLVLDL, encoded by the coding sequence ATGAGCCAGCAAAAAATTGCCGTGACGGTTAGCCGCATAGAGCAGCTCACCCCAACCATTAAGCTGTTCGAATTTGCGGCAAAAGATAGCGTGTTCGAACCTTTTAGTGCGGGAAGCCATATCACAGTACATATGAATGAAGAAAAGGGGCTAAAGCGTGCTTATTCATTAATCAGTGATCCTAATAACCCGCATCACTACTGTATCTCAGTATTGCGTGATGAGAACTCGAAAGGGGGCTCGGCGTATATGCACGAGCAACTGTTTGAGGGGGATTCACTATATTTATCGCCCGCTGAAAATTATTTCTCACTGGTCGGTGACAGTTCCTGTAAACATATCTTAATTGCTGGTGGAATTGGTATTACCCCATTTTTATCCTATTTATATGAATTAGAAAAAATGGGACTGGATTTTGAATTGCATTACTGTTTTCGCGATCAAAAGACGGCGGCGTTTGTGGAACTGCTTCAACAACGCATTGGAGAACGTCTTTATCTTTATGATAACAGTCAGGGCAAGCGTTTATCAGTAGAACAGTTGGTACAAGCACAGCCTGAGAATAGCCATATTTATGTTTGTGGGCCTGAAACCTTGATTAATGCGGTCATTGAACACGGTTATGCGCATTTAGGTGAATCTAAAGTACATTTCGAAAACTTTGGTGAAGTCGCTAGTGAAGGTGATGCATTTGAAGTTTATTTTCAACGTTCTGGTTTTAGCTTGATGATTAACGAAGGGACGTCAATCTTACAGGCAATCGAGGCAGATAAACGCATTCAGGTAGAGTGTATGTGCCGTAATGGTGTATGTGGGACTTGCGAAACGGCTATTTTAGAAGGGGAAGCGGATCATCGGGACCATTATCTTGACGATGATGAACGCGCACAGCAAAAGACCATGATGTTATGCGTTTCTCGCGCTAAAACTAAACGGCTAGTGTTAGATTTATAA
- a CDS encoding helix-turn-helix domain-containing protein: MTDTQTFGQRLLALLKQQKMSQLKAAETLGVSRTAVNKWTKGGMIDENNLEKLAQLLNVDKIWLKYGYVNHAPAASHPTIARNINEVHLQESTEIVTWEWDLLTGELNYSDNVEDVYGIKITTNDDFWALMNQESKDKLVSGYSKIIREGGAHEMDFKIAWDDQYRWITSRATGVKGPNGKVTKLVGISLDNTERKNTELRLRKIKCYFDVLLAHFDHLVVFTDKAGEILASNLESQNTDIDYLELQRLLYQLAINHKSWLEGIYHKGSDHIHFQGKYISAAYHLDNEQQPFLMFQLK, encoded by the coding sequence ATGACAGACACGCAAACATTTGGACAACGTTTGCTGGCCTTATTGAAACAACAAAAAATGAGCCAGTTAAAAGCCGCTGAAACACTAGGTGTTTCTCGGACAGCCGTCAATAAATGGACAAAAGGCGGTATGATTGATGAGAACAACCTTGAAAAATTAGCTCAGTTGCTGAATGTCGATAAAATATGGCTCAAGTATGGTTATGTCAACCACGCACCGGCAGCAAGCCATCCTACAATTGCACGTAATATCAATGAAGTACATCTTCAAGAATCCACCGAAATTGTCACTTGGGAGTGGGACTTACTGACGGGCGAACTCAATTATTCTGATAATGTTGAAGATGTTTATGGCATCAAAATCACCACCAATGATGACTTTTGGGCACTAATGAACCAAGAATCAAAAGATAAACTCGTGAGTGGTTACTCAAAAATTATTCGCGAGGGCGGTGCTCATGAGATGGATTTTAAAATTGCATGGGATGATCAATATCGCTGGATCACATCGCGCGCAACGGGTGTGAAAGGCCCCAATGGTAAAGTCACTAAATTAGTTGGTATTAGTCTTGATAATACCGAACGTAAAAATACTGAACTCAGATTACGTAAAATCAAATGCTATTTTGATGTGCTATTGGCCCACTTTGACCATCTGGTCGTCTTTACGGATAAAGCAGGTGAAATATTAGCCAGTAATCTTGAAAGTCAGAATACGGATATCGATTATTTAGAGCTACAACGCTTACTCTATCAATTAGCCATCAATCACAAATCATGGCTAGAAGGCATCTATCATAAAGGCAGTGATCATATTCATTTTCAAGGAAAATATATCAGCGCCGCTTATCATCTGGATAATGAACAACAACCTTTTCTGATGTTCCAGCTCAAATAA
- a CDS encoding LysR substrate-binding domain-containing protein, whose product MNKLPALEDIKVFVTVARLMSFSRAAEQLLVSPAYVSKRIKLLEENLGHPLFLRAARSINLTHEGRIVLKSGEILLQELNDMHNELKACREEIRGELRVSCSTGFGSAYLNPFILSLRAHYPLLGIDLTLTDRSIDIISENIDLDICIGGIIPEHFIAKRIAKNTRILCAAPSYLKKYRCPNHPQELEKQHFCITIKERNQAPSQWKLQHQTESMTVTPNSKLMVNNGDVAKQWCIGGEGILLRSLWSVLPELQNEQLIRVLPQWSQPADVYAVYSRTVRNNANLRVFIENLEQYLSKHLPSQFQDE is encoded by the coding sequence ATGAACAAGCTACCTGCATTGGAAGACATTAAAGTTTTTGTGACCGTCGCTCGGTTGATGAGTTTTTCACGGGCCGCAGAACAACTGCTTGTTTCACCCGCTTATGTCTCTAAACGCATCAAATTACTCGAAGAAAATCTAGGGCACCCTTTATTTCTCCGTGCGGCTCGCTCAATCAATTTAACCCATGAAGGACGCATTGTCCTGAAAAGTGGAGAAATACTCCTACAAGAACTCAATGACATGCACAATGAACTAAAAGCTTGTCGAGAAGAGATCCGCGGTGAATTAAGAGTAAGTTGTAGCACTGGATTTGGTAGCGCCTACCTAAACCCGTTTATTTTGTCATTACGCGCTCACTATCCCTTATTGGGTATCGATCTGACATTAACTGATCGTTCTATTGATATAATTAGTGAAAACATTGACTTGGATATCTGTATTGGCGGCATCATTCCTGAACATTTCATCGCGAAACGTATTGCGAAAAACACACGTATTCTTTGTGCTGCCCCCTCTTATTTAAAAAAATATCGTTGCCCAAATCACCCTCAAGAATTAGAAAAACAACATTTTTGTATTACGATTAAAGAACGCAATCAGGCACCTTCTCAGTGGAAACTACAACATCAAACAGAAAGTATGACAGTAACGCCGAATAGTAAGCTGATGGTGAATAATGGTGACGTTGCAAAACAGTGGTGTATTGGTGGTGAAGGCATCTTATTACGCTCTCTATGGAGTGTCTTACCAGAGCTCCAAAATGAACAATTAATCCGTGTACTGCCTCAATGGAGTCAGCCTGCCGACGTGTACGCGGTTTATTCACGAACAGTGCGAAATAACGCCAATTTACGGGTTTTTATTGAAAATTTAGAACAATATTTATCAAAGCATTTACCGAGTCAATTTCAGGATGAATGA
- a CDS encoding tartrate dehydrogenase, whose protein sequence is MSQFNIAVIPGDGIGTEVIPEGLKVLEAAASKHQISFNFTHFDWSCETYHRTGRMMPEDGLEQLKKFDAIFLGAVGFPGVPDHISLWGLLLPIRRAFNQYVNLRPVRLFEGIQSPLAGKKPGDIDFYVVRENVEGEYSAIGGIQYEGTEDEVVSQQSIFTRKGTDRILKYAFELAQSREKKHLSSATKSNGLFHSMPYWDSRFAAMSKHYPDVKVDQFHIDIFAANLVRMPEFYDVVVGSNLFGDILSDLGPACTGTIAIAPSANINPEKLFPSMFEPVHGSAPDIAGKNIANPIGTIWAAAMMMQHLDCPHMHDTIMHAVETVIKERRHLTRDMGGSASTQQLGQAIAEMILAN, encoded by the coding sequence ATGTCACAATTTAATATTGCGGTCATTCCTGGGGATGGAATTGGAACTGAAGTTATTCCTGAAGGATTAAAAGTATTAGAAGCGGCTGCCAGTAAGCATCAAATCTCATTTAACTTTACCCATTTCGACTGGTCTTGTGAAACCTATCATCGCACAGGGCGTATGATGCCTGAAGATGGTTTAGAGCAATTAAAAAAATTTGATGCTATTTTTCTAGGGGCTGTAGGCTTTCCGGGGGTGCCTGACCATATTTCACTTTGGGGATTGTTATTGCCTATTCGCCGCGCATTTAACCAGTACGTTAATTTACGCCCCGTACGCCTATTTGAAGGAATTCAGTCGCCTTTAGCGGGTAAAAAACCGGGTGATATCGATTTTTATGTGGTACGTGAAAACGTGGAAGGCGAATACTCCGCTATTGGGGGAATTCAATATGAAGGCACGGAAGATGAAGTCGTATCCCAGCAAAGTATTTTTACCCGTAAAGGCACTGACCGGATATTAAAATATGCCTTTGAACTGGCACAATCACGGGAGAAAAAGCATTTAAGCTCAGCGACTAAGTCAAACGGTTTGTTTCACTCCATGCCGTATTGGGATAGTCGTTTCGCTGCGATGTCAAAACACTATCCTGACGTTAAAGTCGATCAGTTTCATATTGATATTTTTGCCGCGAATTTGGTGAGGATGCCTGAATTTTACGATGTGGTGGTTGGTTCCAACTTGTTTGGGGATATTTTGTCTGACTTAGGACCTGCTTGCACTGGCACAATTGCTATTGCACCTTCGGCGAATATTAACCCTGAAAAACTGTTCCCATCAATGTTTGAACCTGTTCATGGCTCAGCGCCGGATATTGCGGGTAAAAATATTGCTAATCCTATCGGGACGATTTGGGCCGCGGCGATGATGATGCAACATTTGGACTGCCCACACATGCACGATACCATCATGCATGCAGTGGAAACAGTGATAAAAGAGCGTCGCCATTTAACTCGAGATATGGGCGGTAGCGCGAGTACGCAACAACTCGGGCAAGCCATCGCTGAAATGATTTTAGCGAATTAG
- a CDS encoding helix-turn-helix domain-containing protein: MSYVTEQILESLREARVRKGFSQRELSARSGVPQSHISKIESGSVDLRISSLIALARVLDLELLVAPKKSVPAIKSIIRSGQGINGISDEGEPMSPAYQLEEDDDD; this comes from the coding sequence ATGAGCTATGTAACAGAGCAGATACTAGAAAGTCTTCGAGAAGCTCGGGTACGAAAGGGGTTTAGCCAGAGAGAGTTAAGTGCTCGTTCGGGTGTGCCTCAAAGCCATATTTCGAAAATCGAGTCTGGCAGTGTTGATTTAAGAATATCCAGTTTGATTGCACTTGCCCGTGTACTAGACCTAGAGCTATTGGTTGCACCTAAAAAGTCTGTACCTGCCATCAAGTCGATCATTCGAAGTGGCCAAGGTATTAACGGCATCAGCGATGAGGGTGAGCCAATGTCGCCCGCGTATCAGTTAGAGGAAGACGACGATGACTAA
- a CDS encoding type II toxin-antitoxin system HipA family toxin gives MTNHVSTLNVLLYGEPIATITNVGNDRTLFAFMDSYINDESRPVLGLGFKDSLGGLLTSFKPTQTKLTPFFSNLLPEETMRNYLAERAGVNPAREFFLLWVLGQDLAGAITVEPADGEALPPNVHQGIDDETKIEAPMRFSLAGVQLKFSAVQQANGGLTIPATGKGGSWIVKLPSSRFDAVPENEYSMMELARMLGMDVPETQLLPINQIANIPAGIGKYGDSAFVIKRFDRVDGQAIHIEDFAQVFGVYPQDKYKKASMRNIAQVIGIEGKDEDIAEFTRRLVFNTLIGNADMHLKNWSVIYKDKRTASIAPAYDFVSTIPYIPDDSASLKVSRSKKFSDFTLDEISHLAAKAMLPEKLVLDTAKQTVAGFHEVWAKEKAHLPLTKSVIEAIEMHLRSIPLR, from the coding sequence ATGACTAACCATGTCTCTACGCTCAACGTGTTGCTCTATGGTGAACCGATCGCAACGATTACCAACGTGGGTAATGACAGAACACTTTTTGCCTTTATGGATTCGTACATTAATGACGAATCGCGGCCTGTGTTAGGGCTTGGCTTTAAAGATTCGCTCGGTGGCCTGCTGACTAGCTTCAAACCTACCCAAACTAAGTTAACCCCGTTTTTCTCCAACCTTTTACCAGAAGAAACCATGCGTAATTACCTGGCTGAGCGTGCTGGTGTGAACCCAGCACGGGAGTTTTTTCTATTGTGGGTGCTAGGGCAGGATTTAGCTGGCGCGATCACGGTTGAACCGGCGGATGGTGAAGCGCTGCCACCTAATGTGCATCAAGGCATTGACGATGAAACGAAAATTGAAGCGCCGATGCGCTTCTCATTGGCGGGTGTGCAGTTGAAGTTTTCAGCCGTGCAACAGGCTAACGGCGGCTTGACCATTCCAGCAACTGGTAAAGGTGGCTCTTGGATTGTGAAGTTGCCGTCATCTCGATTTGACGCTGTGCCAGAAAATGAATATTCGATGATGGAACTGGCTCGCATGTTGGGGATGGATGTGCCAGAAACGCAGCTACTCCCGATTAACCAGATTGCTAATATTCCAGCAGGCATTGGCAAATATGGTGACAGTGCGTTTGTGATCAAGCGCTTTGATCGTGTTGATGGCCAAGCGATACACATTGAGGATTTTGCGCAAGTGTTTGGCGTCTATCCTCAAGATAAATACAAAAAAGCCAGTATGCGCAATATTGCTCAGGTTATCGGCATTGAAGGTAAAGACGAAGACATTGCAGAATTTACTCGCCGATTGGTGTTCAACACGCTAATTGGCAATGCCGATATGCATTTGAAGAATTGGTCTGTGATTTACAAAGATAAGCGCACTGCGTCTATTGCACCTGCTTATGACTTTGTTTCAACCATTCCTTATATCCCCGATGATAGTGCATCGCTGAAGGTGAGCCGTAGCAAGAAATTCAGCGATTTCACGCTGGATGAGATATCACACTTAGCGGCTAAAGCCATGTTGCCAGAAAAATTGGTGTTAGATACAGCCAAACAAACCGTAGCAGGCTTCCATGAGGTATGGGCGAAAGAAAAAGCGCATTTACCCCTTACTAAGTCAGTCATTGAAGCCATTGAAATGCACTTACGAAGCATACCGCTACGCTGA
- a CDS encoding helix-turn-helix transcriptional regulator translates to MTAVAHQVTPFLTSYEVMARYHISYTTLWRRIKDGSLPQPRINRNTRNKLWHIEDLEEYEKKED, encoded by the coding sequence ATGACAGCAGTAGCGCACCAAGTAACCCCTTTTCTAACGTCTTACGAAGTTATGGCTCGTTACCACATTAGCTATACGACTCTCTGGCGAAGAATAAAAGATGGCAGCTTGCCGCAACCTCGCATCAACCGAAATACACGAAACAAGCTGTGGCACATTGAAGACTTGGAGGAGTATGAGAAGAAAGAGGACTGA
- a CDS encoding tyrosine-type recombinase/integrase: MALSVSWLDARLNKEAKETVVKADRDGLSARVSPKGKIVFQFRYRFDGKQQRVDIGTYPLMKLAEARNELDRLRAVLDQGRNPKLYLQQERAKYSANQSFESIFRDWIDSAGKQGLKEKTWHFQKRSSEIYLLPRLGKYPLTDINELSLRNCLREVSESSPSNTERLVSVLHKFYDWLIDEQILEINAAAGITAKKVGGKKGKRTRVLNDNEIRILWRYLHESKITEKNRIYIKLLLLLGGRKGELIQAEKHHFDLQSAMWTVPIEIRKQGEKIGAPIMRPLIKPAIELIELAMQMSKSTYLFPANGQEELATNGFDTTIPNNVKIWARRSLGVEMEHWSMHDLRRTMRTRMSAITTQEVAELMIGHSKKGLDAIYNQYQYLDEMRHAYDVWYQQLETIIEPTGFPFNWRFGQ, from the coding sequence ATGGCGTTATCAGTTAGCTGGCTCGATGCCAGGTTAAATAAAGAAGCAAAAGAAACCGTAGTAAAAGCCGACCGAGATGGGCTAAGTGCTCGGGTATCGCCCAAGGGCAAAATTGTTTTTCAGTTTCGTTATCGTTTCGATGGCAAGCAACAGCGGGTAGACATAGGTACTTACCCACTTATGAAGCTTGCTGAAGCTAGGAATGAGCTGGATAGGTTAAGGGCTGTACTTGATCAAGGCCGAAACCCTAAGCTCTACCTTCAGCAGGAACGGGCTAAGTATTCTGCCAACCAAAGCTTCGAATCGATTTTTCGAGACTGGATAGACTCTGCCGGTAAGCAAGGATTAAAGGAGAAAACGTGGCACTTCCAAAAACGTAGCAGTGAAATATATTTGCTGCCCAGACTTGGCAAGTACCCATTAACTGACATCAATGAATTGTCCTTAAGAAACTGTCTTCGTGAGGTTTCAGAGTCGTCTCCGTCAAACACAGAGCGCCTAGTGTCTGTACTGCATAAATTCTATGACTGGCTGATTGATGAACAAATCTTGGAAATTAACGCTGCTGCTGGGATCACAGCAAAGAAGGTTGGCGGTAAGAAAGGCAAACGAACTCGGGTGCTAAATGACAACGAGATCAGGATACTTTGGCGCTATTTGCATGAGTCAAAAATCACTGAGAAGAATCGCATCTACATAAAATTGCTTCTGTTATTGGGAGGCCGTAAGGGAGAACTCATTCAAGCTGAAAAGCATCACTTTGACTTGCAATCTGCAATGTGGACAGTGCCCATAGAGATCCGCAAACAAGGTGAGAAAATTGGAGCGCCGATCATGCGGCCATTGATTAAGCCAGCTATTGAGCTGATTGAACTGGCGATGCAGATGAGCAAATCAACCTACTTGTTTCCCGCGAACGGACAAGAAGAGCTTGCCACAAATGGCTTTGATACCACTATTCCTAATAATGTGAAAATCTGGGCTCGCAGATCGCTTGGTGTTGAGATGGAACATTGGTCTATGCATGATCTTCGCAGAACGATGCGAACGCGAATGTCAGCCATCACCACGCAAGAAGTTGCCGAGTTGATGATTGGCCACAGCAAAAAAGGGTTGGATGCTATCTACAACCAATATCAGTACCTGGATGAAATGCGTCATGCTTACGACGTTTGGTATCAACAGCTAGAAACCATCATCGAGCCGACAGGCTTTCCATTCAACTGGCGTTTCGGACAGTAA
- a CDS encoding ParM/StbA family protein, with product MFVLGVDIGYSNLKLAIGQSGSEPKTIILPAGAGPADRMPERIGGGDDETCLYVSVDNERWAAGVPAGRLQGWERELHPEYPTTKTYKALFHAALLMAETESIDLVVTGLPVSQFHEPQRKSDLVQRLKGVHQVTPKRSITVHDVKVLPQPAGAYMDLVQTGGDLGLIEEGRVVVIDPGFFSVDWVALEAGEIRYSSSGTSLQAMSVLLETIDKLISEDHGAKVGMDRLEKAMRTGDLQVLLFGEKVDISPYLNAAMKKVAPVALTAMRQSMRDESINADLVLIAGGGALAYKEAAKEIFSRSKIIVPEQSVLANVRGFWFYGA from the coding sequence ATGTTTGTACTAGGCGTAGATATCGGTTACTCAAACCTGAAGCTGGCAATTGGCCAATCAGGTAGTGAACCGAAAACCATTATTCTACCTGCGGGTGCCGGTCCAGCGGATCGTATGCCGGAGCGTATCGGTGGAGGCGATGATGAAACTTGTTTGTATGTCTCTGTCGATAATGAGCGTTGGGCCGCTGGTGTGCCTGCTGGACGCCTTCAAGGTTGGGAACGGGAACTTCACCCAGAATATCCCACCACAAAAACCTATAAGGCGCTTTTTCATGCCGCCTTGTTAATGGCTGAAACTGAGTCCATCGATTTGGTTGTCACTGGATTACCGGTTTCCCAGTTTCATGAACCACAACGTAAGTCTGACCTTGTACAGCGTTTAAAAGGTGTCCATCAAGTGACGCCAAAGCGCAGCATCACCGTTCATGACGTCAAAGTGCTGCCGCAGCCTGCCGGTGCCTATATGGATCTGGTTCAAACAGGTGGTGATTTGGGCTTGATTGAAGAAGGTCGCGTCGTCGTCATAGACCCCGGCTTCTTTTCTGTTGATTGGGTTGCTCTTGAGGCCGGAGAAATTCGCTACAGCTCTTCAGGAACCAGCCTTCAGGCAATGTCCGTGCTACTGGAAACCATTGATAAGCTGATTTCAGAAGATCACGGTGCCAAAGTAGGTATGGATCGACTTGAAAAAGCCATGAGAACAGGCGACTTGCAGGTCCTGCTATTTGGAGAAAAAGTCGATATTTCACCTTATCTGAATGCTGCCATGAAAAAGGTAGCGCCTGTTGCTCTTACAGCCATGCGCCAATCTATGCGCGACGAAAGCATCAATGCGGACTTGGTATTGATCGCCGGAGGTGGAGCCTTGGCTTATAAGGAAGCGGCCAAGGAGATTTTTTCACGAAGCAAAATCATCGTGCCGGAACAGTCTGTTTTGGCGAACGTCCGAGGCTTCTGGTTTTATGGGGCCTGA
- the mobI gene encoding conjugative transfer protein MobI(A/C) — MDGEIGLVEIVNEQWKSEVSNLLQQETDRLKALARAEVDDFWVTHYKVRENEPFKDWGLLGVRIRDFKYGFGIEWYINSFHGQRGKRVVFSKGLRISKTKLRYSFLDCQGLAKEWELALAMEKEEFFSDIRRQVDKLNMLRRRVNAY; from the coding sequence TTGGATGGGGAAATTGGTTTGGTAGAAATCGTCAATGAACAATGGAAATCAGAAGTATCAAATTTATTGCAGCAAGAAACGGACAGGCTAAAAGCGCTGGCAAGAGCTGAAGTTGATGACTTTTGGGTTACCCATTACAAGGTTCGTGAGAATGAGCCCTTTAAAGACTGGGGGCTGCTTGGTGTCCGTATCAGAGACTTTAAGTATGGCTTTGGCATAGAGTGGTACATCAACAGCTTTCACGGTCAACGAGGTAAGCGCGTAGTCTTTAGTAAAGGACTGCGTATCTCAAAGACGAAGCTGAGATACTCATTTTTGGACTGCCAAGGTTTGGCCAAAGAATGGGAGTTAGCGCTGGCTATGGAGAAAGAGGAATTTTTCAGTGATATTCGACGCCAGGTTGATAAGCTCAACATGCTGCGTCGCAGAGTGAATGCCTACTGA